The nucleotide sequence GAACCAGAGATAAATCTGTTGGGTGTTGAGCAGAAGGCCGACATCCTTCCCAGAGTTCACGTACGCAAGATGGTGGATGTGACCAGAGTTATCATCGCAGTGAGCTTCAGCCACAAGATTCATCGCAACTTAATTGAAGAGGTCATGAGAAGGTTCTACAAGAACTGGGCCGATTCTAAGAAGAAGCGGTACGGAAGCAAGGAGAGCATCCGGTCTAACCTTGAGAAAGATGTGAATCCAATGGGTGGATTCGTACACCGTGGTGTGGTGGATGATGATTACTTGATGATTAAGTTCAAGCAAATGAGGAGCTTAATCGGAGTTCAAGAAATTGATCTCCctaattcaagttggaattaagggggtgaatgttggataattccaagcttgtggaaacttaacatattattagatgtttaatatgttaagataaacacaataaggaaatctagaaataggaaaaagaagtttctatttaggttaggtttgtgttttccatatcccacatgttaaagggaattgtctttcatataaatataggtctaatggagaggtgttccatatgatCTAAGTGAAACATATTGAGAACTTTAGTTTTGAatagtttctaaagctaataagaaaagttgttcttataactctttgtgtttctaagagatctGAATGCATCATACCCAAAGAAGAAAACATAAACTAGAAACGATTTTAAATCCAAACAGCGAAGATTACAACTCAAAACACAGAAACATAACATCATAAACTTTTATTCCATAGATTTTCTTCTTACTTTGTTTCAAACGTATCACCGTTTACtactcacacacacacacaaataaGTGTATATATAGACGCAAACCATgcatactggtgaatacattaTATAGTTTTAGTGACCGGGCTGTGTCTGAACAGCTTCTCCGGCATAAGAACAGCACCGTACGCACCCACGGTAATTTCTGTAGCAGCAACCGTGGCGGCAATAACCTCCTCCCCCACGGCCTCCGTTGTATCCCCCACGGCCTCCGTTGTATCCCCCATGTCCTCCTCCGTTGTATCCCCCGTGTCCTCCTCCGTTGTAGCCTCCATGGCCGCCGTGTCCCCCATTATACTGATCAGGTTGCACGGTTTGCCCACTCTCCGACTTAACAGTGCCTGTCAACAACACATCgtttcaaaatatgtttagCATGGGCAAATGTGCATTTGTCTCCCGGATTCcataattattttttgctttctAAATTACGGATGTTTCGTTAAAAAATTACAACATTACATATTATGTtcgatatatatttttcataaaaagacATTTAAATCGTTTGAAATGGTCCTCATTCGTATAATAAAATCAAACATCATATACTTAATAAGTTTGCTTTGACTTAGGGTGCAATTAGCCTTGCAAACATTTTGGTTATTATATACAGTACAAGAACTAGACTggtgatatatattatttacataccCGGCTGGCTTTCAGATGCTGCGACCACTGAGACGACGAGAAGAAATGCAAAGAGACCCAACAGAAACAAAGTCTTGGAAGCCATTGTATTCAAATGCTTATGTTATAACACTCTTTTTTATGAAAACAAGTGATGAATAAAATGTTACACTGAATGCCCTCTATTTATAGCAGACGAGGGTGAGAGAATGAGCAATGAGCATCCGTAGTTCATTAACAACAAGGGAATATTTTATCAGAAGAGAAGCTGAAGAAATTTATCACAGTAAGGAAAGTTATGGTTGGTTGTTGGATACATCGTAAATCAACTTGATTTTGAACTCCATAAATGGCAACCCATACTAGTCTTTAGATATTTCCGTCAACGTCTTAAACACAGCGCATTCACTCAaatgaaaatgtataaaattccATCATTTGATTACATTATTACTAAGATGTGACATAGATATTCGCGCAGTTTTGCTACTAaaattttctctattttatataatcaaCGATGAAAGAATAGCTAAACATTTCATGGAAATAGTACATTACTGTAACCGTAATATATTTAGGGGTAAGCATCAGCGGTGGCCGATCTAGGATGAATTTCTATCCGGAGCAAAACGacaaaacactaaaaatatatttataaattcaaatttttatccAGAGcattattaaaattctaaacaaaaTTACACCCAAAAAAATTGGGGGGGGGAGGGGGCAGGTGCCCCACCCACTCCTCACCTAGTTCCGGGCAAAGTTACTCATTACTTAACGATATTTAATTAACtcataaaatgaaatatttgaCCAAATtgaatatcaaataatttattaaaattaaaattcaacaGTCAAGATTAGATATAcatcaatatattaaaataggaaACCAAATTATCATTATTATCTATGATGTATTATTCTGTAGTAGTTTAGGAAATTAGTTTAGATCATTCACTATTTAAATCTATGCatctatttttttcattcatGAGATTCAACAATATTTCTTCCAATCACTACATGGTTTACCTCAAAGAGAAATCATAGATTATATATTATACATCCATACATGAGTTTCCACAATAACATAAAAGTTTTCTCGATGATGAACTTGTAGTCTTATAGTATATACTAGTTCACAAGAGCAGATTATTCAATTTTATGTGACTTAAAGCGAGATACAAATCCACAATCAACTACAACAAACTATCTGGAAACCTGGTTCCAATCATTCCTCATAGTGACTCTACAACAACATCAACATTAGTTGTGGTATCTTCTTGAAATCATTTTTTGAATAATCAGGTATGTTGTTATCAtaattcttcaaaattgttttgAACTACATTTGTAGTCAACAAATATAGATCTAAGTTTACAATTAAATTGTTTTAGACCTTTTTTGTAATCAAGATACATACTCAATTAAGATTGTGAAAACCACATTGGTAACTTTGCGTCTATATAAACGatccatatgaacgacgaaTGATGATTGTTTCCGAGCACTGCGTGCAAGACTGTCTGCAATTGTTCTGCGTTCGGGGTACATGTATGAACTTTGATTGATTGAAGCTCTCCTTCATGAGTTGAATATCTTTTGCAAAAGTAGGTCATTATGCTCGTTcggaaaccatcttcaccaattgagagcaATCTGTCGCAAACGTCACATGGAACTATCGTAAATTTCTCTTACTTTCCATTGCCCAGATGAGCGCCTCTGTTTCGGCATGAATGAGTGATAAGCTGACTTTCTCGTGTTATTTTCTCCCATCGGCCCATCGAACCCTTCCAGAGTATTGTACCATCCTTGTCCCGAGGAATTATCTTGAGCTTTCCACGATCTATCTGTAAAATACCATCGTCCCGGTGTTTGTGACAACTCTACATCTTTAACTTAAGTGGTCTGTTGCGTGAGTGATGTATGTGCCTCATGCCATAGTATTGCTTTCGTTTCTGCCAATTGAATAGTGTATTTAGGATCAATATATGTTACTGAAAATCTTGTTGTTCCGACCTTTCTAAATTTATCATAGAATCCATATAAACTGATGATTATCCGTGTGCGGTTTCCCCCTTTCAAAACAAATAATCTATGTTTGTAAAAATTGATTGaatagagaaaatgaatggGTCTGATATTACTCGTGAGAGATCTTATGATTATCACTCTTTTTACTATGGACAAAATCTTACCTCGAGTTGGAATtttattaagtaatatataaaaatagttaatttacttataattaattaattctaCGTTGAAAGCTCATCTGATTTAATAAGTTACCTAACTTTTAAGAGTAATGAatgtttgtgtttcaaaaaaaaaaatcagaagctacataaacttttaaaaaaaaactcgttGTTTCATGTCTATGTAAATTGTAGACCCAtgtttttgatcaaaaatgAATGATTTATAGTTTAACTGGATTCTTTGGAAATAAGTATTTATTGTGGTAAAGAAAAAGATTAGAGCAATAGAGTTTATACTTTATGGTATTGTACAAGGTTAAAAACATAagtttgtaaaaagaaaatgaaaatgatttgGTCTCATGTTAAATTGGTCGGTCTTACAGCAAAAGACAAACAACAACTTTATTTCGAGCTCCGGATCTCATCGGAGTTCCCAGCAATCTCATCATCGGTTTGAGAGAAAAAGACTGTTCAATTTTTCTCCGCGAGGGAAGAAGGATAATGGCAGTGGTGGATGTTCACCGGTTCGCAGAGTAAATCACTTGCCATGCTTGGAGTCCTGATCACTCCAGTAAATGTTTTCTACCTCTTcctctctttgtttcttttaccGATTGGTCTTTGAGAAGATGAGGGAAAAGAGTAATGGGTCTTTAATAGATGAACCCCAGTGTCTTCTTGTATATTGGTTTAACATTCTGTgaccatttgttttttttttttttttgcttgtagTGTTTGCATTTTGCCCAAACAATAATGAAGTTCATATCTATAAATCATCACAAGACCATTGGGAGATGTTACATGTCCTTGAAAAGGTGAAACCTTTCTGTCTCTTCTCTCATAGGCAATTCTTTGTagttatatttatcttttattttactgATCATTTGTCACTggaaagtttttttctttctgtgaTCTCCCTTTCAAACAACTtcataatcattttttttgtttgaactgTTGCCGCATGACCAGATCGTTTCTGGAATAGATTGGAGCAAGAGAATAACTGGTAATTCTTGGATTTTTCTTCATtattaattttggatttttccTAGGCATGTTGCCTCACTTTTTGCAACGAATGGAGTTGATAGTCTATTAAATGGTATTCTGTTATGCAATTTGGACTATCTACATAAATGTGTATTGTATAAAGGTTTTGGAAATATCTGGAATATGTGCAGTTCTTgcaaagtatataatgaattcaTGTAAAGTGACATTGCTTGGTTTTACTATTCTCAGGTGGGTCAGCAAACTTATCCGGAAACGGCATGAATCTTCAGTCACAAATGTTGCTTGGCATACTAATAATGTGAGTACAATCAACACCAACCTCGTGTACTTCAGTAGCTAAAATGCTAATTAGGGTCTCTATAGATGCTTTATCTACCTAAAAGATTCTAGAAGTTGGCCACTGGATAGAGTACATGATCCATAAAATAGAATATCAATCTCCACAAACTGCTTATCTTCTAAGTCATGGTTCTAACTTCTGATTGTCTGTTTTGCATTAGATTCTTCTGGCAACGACGTCTACAGATGGAAAATGTCGGGTATTTTCAACATTCATCAAAGGAGTTGACACAAAGTAGGCTCATTACTTGAACGTCTACTttaaaaccatttttttgcaACTGTAGGCCAGTTTCTTATTTGTCTTCACTGACTTGGCTGATAAAGGGATTCAAAAGCAGGCTCACCAGCGGAATCTAAATTCGGGGAGGTTTGTTTTCTTTGGCAGGCTTCCTCGTTTTAGTAATTTTCTCACCCTCTCCTTTACTTTGTTGATGACGTTGGCCCTTCTCCTTTAGCCCAAAGCTTTGCATTTCGAGATTTGCCTCTTCGTGATGTGGGTCAGCATCCACGCTTATTTTACATTTGAGAACCTAGACTTCTCCGTATGTTATGCACTGGACTGATATATTATCTGGAACTTTCTGTTTCAGGTGCTCTTTATTTCTGAGAAAATGGTGATAAGCGTTGGTTATGACAGCAACCCAATGGTATTTGCTGCAGATGATACTGGAATATGGTGTGTACCTCTCAGAAATGTCTGCTTAATTTAATTGTCTCCTCTTCTTAGCTGTTTGCGTACAAGTGAATCTTTCTATTTCATCTTATGATGCTTAGATCACAGGCCAGAATTATGAGTGATACTTTAGCTTATTCCTGAACTTTT is from Brassica napus cultivar Da-Ae chromosome A4, Da-Ae, whole genome shotgun sequence and encodes:
- the LOC106352031 gene encoding glycine-rich protein 3 short isoform-like, whose translation is MASKTLFLLGLFAFLLVVSVVAASESQPGTVKSESGQTVQPDQYNGGHGGHGGYNGGGHGGYNGGGHGGYNGGRGGYNGGRGGGGYCRHGCCYRNYRGCVRCCSYAGEAVQTQPGH